From Alphaproteobacteria bacterium, a single genomic window includes:
- a CDS encoding cytochrome P460 family protein has translation MLAKTLGLGLALLLTAGTALAAGALAADCPDLQPAKLVPSDPARCAALRPIVGHPGALPLNEYEANLQEFFGNFCHRDTAAGWVRDKRVRDTGPYTNRFVDGEWVGQYYGTHQPVVIWYSPDFHAWLKANRPLEGSGRAPANTPIPEGAMIVKEMMTAPAARCAAEDPLQLLPSSGAAFMVRDSQASQDGWYWGWFGWTTDNIDWPPRPSNGLPYQGFGQYCMNCHASAADNLTFAALNNIQGEPGEPLAFLSQDYALDPTPPITHHREITLPKGPAPRLGDPLLAYNGAFADTFGRTVPNPPSWESVSKFPSASYDVVWVKKGQSDVAGLESQYVTSDQCVGCHDAGGTGLQFDMTKPLPVSQAHGYMLENLSPYGTWRSSPMGLAGRDPIFFAQLASEVQTFHPATKANPETPALVENTCLGCHGILGQRQFELDTVLARGDPTDQSACGDFTRAMVAAVPYPPGNPGAKHADYGALARDGISCAACHHAVLDPKVVAKVQDQPQNTCVKARQDFLNKDLSGFARTFTGSFFVGPPDELYGPFPKPKPKPMQHALGITPHHDSGFASSELCGTCHTVHLPVFYRGRTLRQVYEQTTYPEWLFSAFRTDAQPTTGLSYKAGASPQSCGGCHMKTQGADGKPFVSKIAGIQEHSNFPAAENALGAEDIDLEPRSGFARHTLVGLNVFLVNMAQQFPDVFGIATADPMLTSKGLPSLLRTEQAMLDQATHAVAGIAVVASAVRDGTLTATVAVNNKVGHKFPSGVGFRRAFIEFRVLDRLGRTLWASGRTNGAGVIVDDQGRPIAGELWWADDCSARLSPGQPQFQPHYQRVTRQDQAQIYQELVTSPAPVENPQCGKDPTPGGDLTTSFLSICANVKDNRLLPDGFLPLAERIDLAKSIGAGADLAEEAGPHHVGDDPHYRPGKASGGDALDYVIPLADLPGEPVAVQAILHYQATPPFYLQDRFCTAKGPDRDRLYFLAGHLNLDGSAMQDWRFEIVSSGVRPIGQ, from the coding sequence ATGCTGGCAAAAACCCTGGGTCTGGGCCTCGCCCTGCTGCTGACCGCCGGCACCGCGCTCGCCGCCGGCGCCCTCGCCGCGGATTGCCCCGACCTGCAGCCGGCCAAGCTGGTCCCGTCAGACCCGGCCCGCTGCGCCGCCCTGCGCCCCATCGTCGGCCATCCCGGCGCCCTGCCGCTCAACGAGTACGAGGCCAACCTTCAGGAATTCTTCGGAAATTTCTGCCACCGCGACACGGCGGCCGGCTGGGTGCGCGACAAGCGGGTGCGCGACACCGGCCCCTATACCAACCGGTTCGTCGATGGCGAATGGGTCGGACAATACTACGGCACCCACCAGCCAGTGGTGATCTGGTATTCGCCCGACTTCCATGCCTGGCTGAAGGCCAACCGGCCGCTGGAGGGCTCCGGCCGGGCACCGGCGAACACGCCCATCCCCGAGGGCGCCATGATCGTCAAGGAGATGATGACCGCGCCCGCCGCCCGCTGTGCCGCGGAGGACCCGCTGCAATTGCTGCCATCCTCCGGCGCCGCCTTCATGGTGCGCGACAGCCAGGCCAGCCAGGACGGCTGGTATTGGGGCTGGTTCGGCTGGACCACCGACAATATCGACTGGCCGCCGCGCCCTTCGAACGGCCTGCCCTATCAGGGCTTCGGCCAGTATTGCATGAACTGCCACGCCTCGGCGGCCGACAATCTGACCTTCGCCGCCCTGAACAACATCCAGGGCGAGCCGGGCGAGCCGCTCGCCTTTCTCAGCCAGGATTACGCGCTCGACCCGACGCCGCCGATCACGCATCACCGCGAGATCACCCTGCCGAAAGGCCCCGCCCCGCGCCTCGGCGACCCGTTGCTGGCCTATAACGGCGCCTTCGCCGACACGTTCGGCCGGACCGTCCCGAACCCGCCCAGCTGGGAGTCGGTGAGCAAATTCCCGTCCGCCAGCTATGACGTGGTCTGGGTGAAGAAGGGCCAGAGCGACGTCGCCGGGCTGGAGAGCCAGTACGTCACCTCCGACCAGTGCGTCGGCTGCCACGACGCCGGCGGCACCGGCCTGCAATTCGACATGACCAAGCCGCTGCCGGTGAGCCAGGCGCACGGGTATATGCTGGAGAATCTCTCGCCCTACGGCACCTGGCGCTCCTCTCCCATGGGGCTGGCGGGCCGCGATCCGATCTTCTTTGCCCAGCTCGCCAGCGAGGTGCAGACCTTCCACCCCGCCACGAAGGCCAACCCCGAAACGCCGGCGCTGGTAGAAAACACCTGCCTCGGCTGCCACGGCATTCTGGGCCAGCGCCAGTTCGAGCTCGACACCGTGCTGGCCCGCGGCGACCCCACCGACCAGAGCGCCTGCGGCGACTTCACGAGGGCGATGGTGGCCGCCGTGCCCTATCCGCCCGGCAATCCGGGCGCCAAACACGCCGACTATGGCGCACTGGCCCGCGACGGCATTTCGTGTGCCGCCTGCCACCACGCGGTGCTCGACCCCAAGGTGGTGGCCAAGGTGCAGGACCAGCCGCAGAACACCTGCGTCAAGGCAAGGCAGGACTTCCTGAACAAGGACCTGTCCGGCTTCGCCCGCACCTTCACCGGCAGCTTCTTCGTCGGCCCGCCGGACGAACTTTACGGCCCGTTCCCGAAGCCGAAGCCGAAACCGATGCAGCATGCGCTCGGCATCACGCCGCACCATGACAGCGGCTTCGCCTCGTCGGAGCTTTGCGGCACCTGCCACACCGTGCACCTGCCGGTGTTTTACCGGGGCCGGACCCTCCGCCAGGTCTACGAGCAGACCACCTATCCGGAATGGCTGTTCAGCGCCTTCCGCACCGACGCCCAACCCACCACCGGCCTGTCCTACAAGGCAGGGGCCAGCCCCCAGAGTTGCGGCGGCTGCCACATGAAAACCCAGGGCGCCGACGGCAAGCCCTTCGTCTCCAAAATCGCCGGCATTCAGGAGCACTCGAACTTTCCCGCCGCCGAAAACGCGCTCGGCGCTGAGGATATCGACCTGGAGCCGCGCTCCGGCTTTGCCCGGCACACGCTCGTCGGCCTGAACGTGTTCCTGGTGAACATGGCGCAGCAATTCCCGGACGTGTTCGGCATCGCCACCGCCGACCCGATGCTGACCTCCAAGGGCCTGCCCTCGCTGTTGCGCACCGAGCAGGCCATGCTCGACCAGGCGACGCACGCGGTCGCCGGCATCGCCGTGGTGGCGAGCGCGGTCAGGGACGGCACGCTCACCGCCACGGTCGCGGTCAACAACAAGGTCGGCCACAAATTCCCGTCCGGCGTCGGTTTCCGCCGCGCCTTCATCGAGTTCCGGGTGCTGGACCGCCTCGGCCGGACGCTCTGGGCCAGCGGCCGCACCAACGGCGCGGGCGTGATCGTCGACGACCAGGGCCGGCCCATCGCCGGCGAGCTCTGGTGGGCCGACGATTGCAGCGCCCGCCTCTCGCCCGGCCAGCCGCAATTCCAGCCGCACTACCAGCGGGTCACGCGCCAGGATCAGGCCCAGATCTATCAGGAACTGGTGACCTCCCCGGCTCCGGTCGAGAATCCGCAATGCGGCAAGGATCCGACGCCCGGCGGCGACCTGACCACCAGTTTTCTCTCCATCTGCGCCAATGTGAAGGACAACCGGCTGCTGCCGGATGGCTTCCTGCCGCTGGCAGAGCGCATCGACCTGGCGAAATCCATCGGCGCCGGCGCCGACCTGGCGGAGGAGGCGGGGCCGCACCATGTGGGCGACGACCCGCACTACCGGCCGGGCAAGGCCAGCGGCGGCGACGCCCTCGACTATGTCATCCCGCTGGCCGATCTTCCGGGCGAGCCGGTGGCGGTGCAGGCCATTTTGCACTATCAGGCGACGCCACCCTTCTATCTCCAGGACCGGTTCTGCACCGCCAAGGGGCCGGACCGCGACCGGCTCTACTTCCTGGCCGGCCACCTGAACCTGGACGGCTCGGCCATGCAGGACTGGCGCTTTGAGATCGTCTCCAGCGGCGTGCGGCCCATCGGCCAGTAG
- a CDS encoding xanthine dehydrogenase family protein molybdopterin-binding subunit, giving the protein MNDSVSGIGARVLRREDFRFIKGRGKYVDDIVLPRQTYAAIVRSPYAHATVNGIDTAEAAGMPGVVRVLTAADFEAFGGLPCGWLVNSQNGDPMVEPKHPILAEGKVRHVGDPVAVVIANSRAEARDAADAVLVDYGELPANVDMRQAIASPASAVHDEAANNLCFDWALGDKAQIEAAMAGAAHVTTLEFSNNRVSPNAMEPRSAIGDYDTSNGDHTLYTTSQNPHVIRLLMGAFVLSIPEHKLRVYAPDVGGGFGSKIYHYAEEAIVTVAAKLIGRPVKWTSDRTEAFISDAHGRDHVTVAKLALDADGKFLALSTETLANMGAYLSTFAPCVPTYLHATLLAGQYKTPLIYANVKAVFTNTVPVDAYRGAGRPEATYLLERIIDKAAREMGLDQADIRRRNFIQPDEFPYQTPVALVYDTGNYEATLAAALSASDYAGFAGRKAEAKARGKLRGIGLSCYIEACGIAPSAVVGSLGARAGLYEAATIRVNPTGSISVLTGSHSHGQGHETTFAQVVADKLGQPIDNIDIVHGDTARIPFGMGTYGSRSLAVGGEAIVKAVDKIVAKGKKIAAHLMEASADDVVFEGGQFKVAGTDKEIDFGTVALTAYVPHNFPFDELEPGLEETAFYDPANFTYPAGSYVCEVEIDPETGVVEVCSLHASDDFGNVINPMIVEGQVHGGLVQGIGQALLEQAVYDETGQLLTASYNDYAMPRADDVPSFTVDHQITACTHNSLGVKGCGEAGAIGSPPAVINAIVDALGDYGIAHIDMPATPRKVWRAIQAAKA; this is encoded by the coding sequence ATGAACGACAGCGTTTCCGGTATCGGCGCCCGCGTGCTGCGGCGCGAGGATTTCCGCTTCATCAAGGGCCGCGGCAAGTATGTGGACGACATCGTCCTGCCGCGCCAGACCTATGCCGCCATCGTGCGCAGCCCCTATGCCCACGCCACCGTCAACGGCATCGACACCGCCGAGGCGGCGGGCATGCCCGGCGTGGTGCGGGTGCTGACCGCGGCCGACTTCGAGGCGTTCGGCGGCCTGCCCTGCGGCTGGCTGGTGAACAGCCAGAACGGCGACCCGATGGTCGAGCCGAAACACCCGATCCTGGCCGAGGGCAAGGTGCGCCATGTGGGCGACCCCGTGGCCGTGGTCATCGCCAACTCCCGTGCCGAGGCGCGCGATGCGGCGGACGCGGTGCTGGTTGACTATGGCGAGCTGCCGGCCAATGTCGACATGCGCCAGGCGATCGCCAGCCCGGCTTCAGCGGTGCATGACGAGGCCGCGAACAATCTCTGCTTCGACTGGGCCCTGGGCGACAAGGCGCAGATCGAGGCGGCCATGGCCGGTGCGGCGCACGTCACCACGCTGGAATTCAGCAACAACCGCGTTTCGCCGAACGCGATGGAGCCGCGCTCGGCCATCGGCGACTACGACACCTCGAACGGCGACCACACGCTCTACACCACCAGCCAGAACCCGCACGTGATCCGGCTGTTGATGGGCGCCTTCGTGCTGTCGATCCCGGAGCACAAGCTGCGCGTCTATGCGCCCGATGTGGGCGGCGGCTTCGGCTCCAAGATCTATCATTATGCCGAGGAGGCCATCGTCACGGTGGCGGCCAAGCTGATCGGCCGGCCGGTGAAATGGACCAGCGACCGGACCGAGGCCTTCATCTCGGACGCGCACGGCCGCGACCACGTCACCGTCGCCAAGCTGGCGCTGGATGCGGACGGCAAATTCCTGGCGCTCTCGACCGAGACGCTGGCGAATATGGGCGCCTATCTGTCGACGTTTGCGCCCTGCGTGCCGACCTATCTGCACGCGACCCTGCTGGCGGGCCAGTACAAGACGCCGCTGATCTATGCCAATGTGAAGGCGGTGTTCACCAACACCGTGCCGGTGGACGCCTATCGCGGCGCCGGCCGGCCGGAGGCGACCTATCTGCTGGAGCGGATCATCGACAAGGCCGCGCGCGAGATGGGCTTGGACCAGGCGGACATCCGCCGGCGCAACTTCATCCAGCCGGACGAATTCCCCTACCAGACCCCCGTCGCGCTGGTCTACGACACCGGCAATTACGAGGCGACGCTGGCGGCCGCCCTCAGCGCCAGTGACTATGCCGGCTTTGCCGGGCGCAAGGCGGAGGCCAAGGCGCGCGGCAAGCTGCGCGGCATCGGCCTTTCCTGCTATATCGAGGCCTGCGGCATCGCCCCGAGCGCCGTGGTCGGCTCGCTGGGCGCCCGCGCCGGCCTCTATGAGGCGGCGACGATCCGGGTGAACCCGACCGGCTCGATCTCGGTGCTGACCGGCTCGCACAGCCACGGCCAGGGCCACGAGACCACGTTTGCCCAGGTGGTGGCGGACAAGCTGGGCCAGCCGATCGACAATATCGACATCGTCCACGGCGACACGGCGCGCATTCCCTTCGGCATGGGCACCTATGGCTCGCGCTCGCTGGCGGTCGGCGGCGAGGCCATCGTCAAGGCGGTGGACAAGATCGTCGCCAAGGGCAAGAAGATCGCGGCCCATCTGATGGAGGCCTCGGCCGACGACGTCGTCTTCGAGGGCGGCCAGTTCAAGGTGGCCGGCACCGACAAGGAAATCGACTTCGGCACCGTGGCGCTCACCGCCTATGTGCCGCACAACTTCCCGTTCGACGAGCTGGAGCCAGGGCTGGAGGAGACGGCGTTTTACGACCCGGCCAACTTCACCTACCCCGCCGGCAGCTATGTCTGCGAGGTCGAGATCGACCCGGAGACCGGCGTGGTCGAGGTCTGCTCGCTGCACGCCTCCGACGATTTCGGCAATGTCATCAATCCGATGATCGTCGAGGGCCAGGTGCATGGCGGTCTGGTCCAGGGCATCGGCCAGGCGCTGCTGGAACAGGCGGTCTATGACGAGACCGGCCAGTTGCTCACCGCCAGCTACAACGACTATGCCATGCCGCGGGCCGACGACGTGCCGTCGTTCACGGTGGACCACCAGATCACCGCCTGCACCCACAACTCGCTGGGCGTGAAGGGCTGCGGCGAGGCCGGGGCCATCGGCTCGCCGCCGGCGGTGATCAACGCCATCGTCGACGCGCTCGGCGACTATGGCATCGCCCATATCGACATGCCGGCGACGCCGCGCAAGGTGTGGCGCGCGATCCAGGCGGCGAAGGCCTGA
- a CDS encoding (2Fe-2S)-binding protein: protein MPTVSMTVNGQAVSAEVDGRTLLVDFIREHLALTGTHVGCDTSQCGACVVHVNGEAAKSCTMLAVQADGADVTTIEGLSAGDDLHPMQAAFRDNHGLQCGFCTPGMIMSAVDLARRNPNPSEAEIRKGLEGNICRCTGYHNIVKAVAQGAAGMRG from the coding sequence ATGCCCACAGTTTCCATGACCGTGAACGGTCAGGCGGTGTCGGCGGAGGTCGATGGCCGCACGCTGCTGGTGGACTTCATCCGCGAGCACCTGGCGCTGACCGGCACCCATGTCGGTTGCGACACCAGCCAGTGCGGCGCCTGCGTCGTGCATGTGAACGGCGAGGCCGCCAAGTCCTGCACCATGCTGGCGGTGCAGGCGGACGGCGCCGACGTGACCACGATCGAGGGCCTGTCGGCCGGCGACGACCTGCACCCGATGCAGGCGGCCTTCCGCGACAATCACGGCCTGCAATGCGGCTTCTGCACGCCGGGCATGATCATGAGCGCGGTCGACCTGGCCCGGCGCAACCCCAATCCGAGCGAGGCGGAAATCCGCAAGGGGCTGGAGGGCAATATCTGCCGCTGCACCGGCTATCACAACATCGTCAAGGCGGTCGCCCAGGGTGCCGCCGGCATGCGCGGCTAG
- a CDS encoding metalloregulator ArsR/SmtB family transcription factor, whose protein sequence is MKSDTLDPAAERLAALGHPARLAAFRLLARRAPQGVPASEIAAALDIGASTLSAHLDLLVRAGLIGRTRHGRFIHYTLDPAGTGDLLAYLLDDCCRGRPDIAGLAQATNTAPPSEAAMPATGFPHPGFTVLFVCTGNSARSLFAEAILRQDGGGRFRAYSAGTRAFSEPHPRALAVLKANGYATDGLTSKNVSVFQGADAPRFDFVFTVCDRSANEDCPPWPGQPISAHWGVPDPVAVQGKEAEQAQAFNEAFGMLRQRIHTFIALPMASVGRLSLQRFVDDIGRDRPLPTPYA, encoded by the coding sequence ATGAAGTCCGACACCCTCGATCCCGCCGCCGAGCGGCTTGCCGCCCTCGGCCATCCGGCCCGCCTCGCCGCCTTTCGCCTGCTGGCGCGGCGGGCGCCGCAGGGCGTGCCCGCGTCCGAGATCGCGGCCGCCCTGGACATCGGCGCCAGCACGCTCTCCGCCCATCTGGACCTGCTGGTCCGCGCTGGCCTGATCGGCCGCACTCGGCACGGCCGCTTCATCCACTACACGCTCGACCCGGCCGGCACCGGCGATCTGCTCGCCTATCTGCTGGACGACTGCTGCCGCGGCCGGCCGGACATCGCCGGGCTCGCCCAGGCCACCAATACCGCCCCGCCGTCGGAGGCCGCCATGCCCGCAACCGGCTTCCCCCACCCCGGTTTCACCGTGTTGTTCGTCTGCACCGGCAATTCCGCCCGCTCGCTGTTTGCCGAGGCGATTTTGCGTCAGGACGGCGGCGGCCGCTTCCGGGCCTATTCCGCCGGTACCCGCGCCTTTTCGGAACCGCACCCAAGGGCGCTGGCGGTGCTGAAGGCCAACGGCTATGCCACCGACGGCCTGACCTCGAAAAATGTCTCGGTGTTTCAGGGCGCGGACGCGCCGCGGTTCGACTTCGTTTTCACCGTCTGCGACCGCTCCGCCAACGAGGATTGCCCGCCCTGGCCGGGCCAACCGATTTCCGCCCACTGGGGCGTGCCCGATCCGGTGGCGGTGCAGGGCAAGGAGGCCGAGCAGGCCCAGGCCTTCAACGAGGCGTTCGGCATGCTGCGCCAGCGCATCCACACCTTCATCGCCCTGCCCATGGCCTCGGTCGGCCGCCTGTCGCTGCAACGCTTCGTCGACGACATCGGCCGCGACCGGCCGCTGCCCACCCCCTACGCCTGA